DNA sequence from the Streptomyces canus genome:
GCGCCCTTGCGGTCCAGGCCGACCAGTTGGGACGTCCGCGCGGACATCCAGCGGACCACGTCCTCCAGCGAGTGACCGCGCTTGCGGGCCTCCGTCCAGACCGCCGCCAGGCTCAGTTGAAGGCCCGAGATACCACCCCACGCGGTGGCGAAGTCGTCCGTCTTCAGGTCGGCCGTGGACGGCGAATGGTCGGTGACCACGCAGTCGATCGTGCCGTCGGCCAGCGCCTGCCACAGCAGGTCCTGGTTGGCGGACTCACGGATGGGCGGGCAGCACTTGAACTCGCTGGCGCCGTCCGGGACTTCCTCGGCGGTGAGGGTGAGGTAGTGCGGACAGGTCTCGACCGTGATGCGGACGCCCTCCGCCTTGGCCCGGGCGATCAGCGGCAGGGCGTCGGACGACGACAGGTGGAGCACGTGCACGCGCGCGTCCAGCCGCTTCGCCTGGGCGATGAGCTGGGCGATCGCCGTGTCCTCGGCGTCGCGCGGACGGGACGCCAGGAAGTCCGCGTACCTCGGACCGGCCTGCTGCGGGGCGGCCTCGAGGTGGTGCGGGTCCTCGGCGTGCACGATCAGCAGGCCGCCGAACGAGGCGATCTCGGCCAGGGACCGGGCGAGCCCGTCCTGATCGAGGTGCGGGAACTCGTCCACGCCCGACGGGGACAGGAACGCCTTGAAGCCGAAGACACCGGACTCGTGCAGCGGCCGCAGGTCCTTGACGTTGTCGGGCAGGGCGCCGCCCCAGAAGCCGACGTCGATGTGGGCCTTGTCGGCGGCCACCTCCTGCTTGGTACGGAGGTGGTCGACCGTCGTCGTGGGCGGGAGGGAGTTGAGCGGCATGTCGACGAGGGTGGTGATGCCGCCGGCCGCCGCCGCGCGCGTGGCGGTCCAGAAGCCCTCCCACTCGGTGCGTCCGGGGTCGTTGACGTGCACATGAGTGTCGACCAGGCCGGGCAGCAGGACGTCGTCGCCGAGGTCCTCCATGCGGGCGCTCCCGGAGACGGAGGCCTCGTACGGCAGTACGGCCGCGATCCTCCCGCCGGCGACCGCGACCGACGCGGCCCGCGTCCCCTCGGGTGTGATGACGCGCGTGGAGCGCAGCACCAGTTCAGTGTCGGACACCCGGACCCCTCTCTGCCGCCGTTAACTTCCGCGTAACGGAATTCAACTTTCTGTTGAAGGAGTCTTCACTCCCGGTCGAGCGCCGTCAAGGGCACACTTCCCCACAGTGCACCTTGCGCCGACACTCTGGACGTTTCCACAAAGCGGAATTAGAATTCCAGCAAGCAGAACGTAGCTATGCACCAGCGGGGAGTCAACCGACTGCCGGGTAGGCTTCTGCCCTCCTGCCCAGACCCGAAAGGCAGCTCCGAAAGGAACGCGCCGTGCCGACGTCCAGCGCCAGCACCACCGACTCCGCCAAGTCCGCCGGCGGCGGGGTCCAGTCCCTCGAGCGCGCCTTCGATCTGCTGGAGCGGATGGCGGACGCGGGCGGAGAAGTGGGACTGAGCGAACTGTCCGCGAGCAGCGGGCTGCCGTTGCCCACCATCCACCGCCTGATGCGGACGCTCGTGTCCTGCGGATACGTCCGCCAGCAGGCCAACCGGCGCTACGCCCTCGGCCCGCGCCTGATCCGCCTCGGCGAGTCGGCCTCCCGACTGCTCGGCACCTGGGCCCGCCCCTACCTCGCCCGTCTGGTCGAGGAGACCGGTGAGACGGCCAACATGGCGCTGCTCGACGGGGACGAGATCGTCTACGTCGCCCAGGTGCCGTCGAAGCACTCGATGCGGATGTTCACCGAGGTCGGCCGGCGCGTCCTGCCGCACTCCACGGGCGTCGGCAAGGCCCTGCTCGCCCACACCCCCGACGACGAGGTCCGCGCCCTTCTCTCCAGGACCGGCATGCCGGCCGCGACGGAGAAGACGATCACCACGCCGGACGGTTTCCTCGCGGCCCTCGAGGAGGTGCGCGGCCAGGGCTACGCGGTCGACGACAACGAGCAGGAGATCGGGGTCCGCTGCCTCGCGGTCTCGGTGCCCAACTCCCCCACCGCCGCCGCCATTTCGATCTCCGGACCGGCGGGGCGGGTCACGGAGGCGGCCACGGAGAAGATCGTCCCGGTGCTCCAGCAGGTCGCGTCGGAGCTGTCGGAGGCGCTGGCCAGCCAGAACCCGGGGTGACGACCCCACATCGACCTAGCGCCGCGGCTCCCTGAACAACTCCACCGCGTCGCGTACGTCGGTCAGCCCCCGCGACAACGCGCTCACCGACCCGATCGCCCCCGCGATCAGCAGCAACGACCGTCGCAGGCGCGGGATTTCGGGCCTTCCGTCGATGGTCATGGCGGCCAGCGCGGCGAGTTCGTCCTCGGCGATGCCCCGGTCGGGGAACTCGGCCGGATGCGCGGCGAGTTCGCGGCGCAGCCGGGACACCGCGGTCCGCAGTTCCGCCACTCTCGGATCGTTGTCGCTGCCGGTCACTGGCCTCTGCCCCAAGCTCCGCAACACAGCTCTCCCCCTCGCACACCTTCGTGCGCCCCAGCACCGTGAAGCCCCGTCGGCGTTGGTCAGACCCCTGGGGACGCGGGTCAGTAAACGCCACGCAGGGCGCCGCGCGCCACCGTACGGACCGAAATTCAGCCTGTGGAAACCCGGCGCACGCCGGCGCGTCAGGTATGCAGGACGCATGACGGAGAACGAACAGCAGGTCGCCGGACTGCTCCTGGCCGCGGGCGGCGGACGACGGCTCGGTGGGCGACCCAAGGCGCTGCTCGAACACCGGGGCCGCCCGCTCGTCGAACACGCGGTCGGCGTCCTGCGCACGGCCGGCTGCACCCGCGTGCACGTGGTCCTGGGGGCCGCCGCGGCAGCCGTACGGGAGCGGGCGGAGCTCGATGACTGCGTGCTCGTGGAGAACCCGGAGTGGGCCGACGGCATGGGGTCGTCGCTGCGGGCCGGGCTGGACTCGCTCACCGGAACGGAAGCGCGGGCCGCGCTGGTCTCGCTCGTCGACCAGCCCGGCATCGGGGCGGAGGCCGTGCGCCGGGTCCTCACCGCCTACGAGGGCGAGACCTCGCTCGTCTCGGCCGTCTACGACGGTGTACGCGGTCATCCCGTTCTCCTCGGCGCCGCGCACTGGGCCGGGATCACCGCGAGTGCGACCGGGGACCGGGGGGCACGCGCCTATCTGAAGGAGCACGCGGACGCCATCACGCTCGTCGAGTGCGCGGACGTGGCCGAGCCCTACGACATCGACACGACGGCCGACCTGAAGCACCTTGGGTGAGCACACTGGCACTGAGCGCCACATTGGCTCGACTCGGAGAATCTCGACATCAACAAACCATTGAACTTCCACGATGAGGAAACTAGTATCCACTGTTCAGAAGCGTCCGCCTCCCGTGCAGGGCGCTGCTCGCGTACCCGGTTCGACTGGCACCCGGTGCCACCGCTGAAGGAAGTGACAGCTCATGTCCGCACCAGCGCCGTCCCCGCTGGCCATCGTCGACGCCGAGCCCCTGCCGCGGCAGGAGGAGGTCCTCACCGAGGCGGCCCTCGCCTTCGTGGCCGAGCTGCACCGCCGGTTCACGCCACGGCGTGACGAGCTCCTCGCCCGCCGCGCCGAGCGCCGCGCCGAGATCGCCCGCACCTCCACGCTCGACTTCCTCCCGGAGACCGCCGCGATCCGCGCGGACGACTCCTGGAAGGTGGCCCCCTCCCCCGCGGCCCTGGACGATCGCCGGGTCGAGATCACCGGCCCCACCGACCGCAAGATGACCATCAACGCCCTGAACTCCGGCGCCCGGGTGTGGCTCGCGGACTTCGAGGACGCCTCGGCGCCGACCTGGGAGAACGTCGTCCTCGGGCAGGTCAACCTGGCCGACGCGTACACCCGGAACATCGACTTCACGGATGAGACGTCCGGAAAGTCGTACGCGCTCAAGGCCGCCGAGGAGCTCGCCACGGTCGTCATGCGCCCGCGCGGCTGGCACCTGAACGAACGCCATCTGGTCGACGCGAACGGCGCCCAGGTCCCGGGCGCGCTCGTCGACTTCGGCCTGTACTTCTTCCACAACGCCCAGCGTCTGCTGGACCTCGGCAAGGGCCCGTACTTCTACCTCCCGAAGACGGAGTCGCACCTGGAGGCCCGCCTCTGGAACGACGTGTTCGTCTTCGCGCAGGAGTACACCGGCATCCCGCAGGGCACCATCCGCGCGACCGTGCTGATCGAGACGATCACGGCTGCGTACGAGATGGAGGAGATCCTCTACGAACTCCGCGACCACGCCTCGGGGTTGAACGCCGGCCGCTGGGACTACCTGTTCTCCATCGTCAAGAACTTCCGTGACGGCGGCGCCAAGTTCGTCCTTCCGGACCGCAACGCGGTCACGATGACGGCCCCGTTCATGCGCGCGTACACCGAACTCCTCGTCCGCACCTGCCACAAGCGCGGCGCGCACGCGATCGGCGGCATGGCGGCCTTCATCCCGTCCCGCCGGGACGCCGAGGTCAACAAGGTGGCCTTCGAGAAGGTCTGCGCCGACAAGGACCGCGAGGCCGGCGACGGCTTCGACGGCTCCTGGGTCGCCCACCCCGACCTGGTCCCGATCGCCATGGAGTCCTTCGACAAGGTCCTCGGCGACAAGCCGAACCAGAAGGACCGGCTGCGCGAGGACGTCCACGTCGAGGCCGCCGACCTCATCGCGATCGACTCGCTGGAGGCCAAGCCGACGTACAACGGCCTCGTGAACGCCGTCCAGGTCGGTATCCGTTACATCGAGGCCTGGCTGCGCGGGCTCGGCGCGGTCGCCATCTTCAACCTCATGGAGGACGCGGCCACCGCCGAGATCTCCCGCTCGCAGATCTGGCAGTGGATCAACGCGGGCGTCGAGTTCGAGAACGGTGAACTCGCCACCCCGGAGCTGGCCCGCAAGGTCGCCGCCGAGGAACTGGCCACCATCCGCCAGGAGATCGGCGAGGAGGCCTTCGCGGGCGGCCACTGGCAGCAGGCCCACGACCTGCTGCTCCAGGTCTCCCTCGACGAC
Encoded proteins:
- a CDS encoding DUF5955 family protein — translated: MTGSDNDPRVAELRTAVSRLRRELAAHPAEFPDRGIAEDELAALAAMTIDGRPEIPRLRRSLLLIAGAIGSVSALSRGLTDVRDAVELFREPRR
- a CDS encoding nucleotidyltransferase family protein, with protein sequence MTENEQQVAGLLLAAGGGRRLGGRPKALLEHRGRPLVEHAVGVLRTAGCTRVHVVLGAAAAAVRERAELDDCVLVENPEWADGMGSSLRAGLDSLTGTEARAALVSLVDQPGIGAEAVRRVLTAYEGETSLVSAVYDGVRGHPVLLGAAHWAGITASATGDRGARAYLKEHADAITLVECADVAEPYDIDTTADLKHLG
- a CDS encoding IclR family transcriptional regulator, with the protein product MPTSSASTTDSAKSAGGGVQSLERAFDLLERMADAGGEVGLSELSASSGLPLPTIHRLMRTLVSCGYVRQQANRRYALGPRLIRLGESASRLLGTWARPYLARLVEETGETANMALLDGDEIVYVAQVPSKHSMRMFTEVGRRVLPHSTGVGKALLAHTPDDEVRALLSRTGMPAATEKTITTPDGFLAALEEVRGQGYAVDDNEQEIGVRCLAVSVPNSPTAAAISISGPAGRVTEAATEKIVPVLQQVASELSEALASQNPG
- the aceB gene encoding malate synthase A gives rise to the protein MSAPAPSPLAIVDAEPLPRQEEVLTEAALAFVAELHRRFTPRRDELLARRAERRAEIARTSTLDFLPETAAIRADDSWKVAPSPAALDDRRVEITGPTDRKMTINALNSGARVWLADFEDASAPTWENVVLGQVNLADAYTRNIDFTDETSGKSYALKAAEELATVVMRPRGWHLNERHLVDANGAQVPGALVDFGLYFFHNAQRLLDLGKGPYFYLPKTESHLEARLWNDVFVFAQEYTGIPQGTIRATVLIETITAAYEMEEILYELRDHASGLNAGRWDYLFSIVKNFRDGGAKFVLPDRNAVTMTAPFMRAYTELLVRTCHKRGAHAIGGMAAFIPSRRDAEVNKVAFEKVCADKDREAGDGFDGSWVAHPDLVPIAMESFDKVLGDKPNQKDRLREDVHVEAADLIAIDSLEAKPTYNGLVNAVQVGIRYIEAWLRGLGAVAIFNLMEDAATAEISRSQIWQWINAGVEFENGELATPELARKVAAEELATIRQEIGEEAFAGGHWQQAHDLLLQVSLDDDYADFLTLPAYEQLKG
- the allB gene encoding allantoinase AllB, whose translation is MSDTELVLRSTRVITPEGTRAASVAVAGGRIAAVLPYEASVSGSARMEDLGDDVLLPGLVDTHVHVNDPGRTEWEGFWTATRAAAAGGITTLVDMPLNSLPPTTTVDHLRTKQEVAADKAHIDVGFWGGALPDNVKDLRPLHESGVFGFKAFLSPSGVDEFPHLDQDGLARSLAEIASFGGLLIVHAEDPHHLEAAPQQAGPRYADFLASRPRDAEDTAIAQLIAQAKRLDARVHVLHLSSSDALPLIARAKAEGVRITVETCPHYLTLTAEEVPDGASEFKCCPPIRESANQDLLWQALADGTIDCVVTDHSPSTADLKTDDFATAWGGISGLQLSLAAVWTEARKRGHSLEDVVRWMSARTSQLVGLDRKGAIEAGRDADFAVLAPDETFTVDPAALQHRNRVTAYAGKTLYGVVRSTWLRGERIVADGEFTAPKGQLLSRTP